The Entomobacter blattae nucleotide sequence ACGGGCCGCTCTCTCTTCTCGCAGAGGGGTATTGGACTGCGGCGTCCATACTGCGTCATGAGCTGCAGCTTTCACTGCCACCAGCGGGGCGGTCTTGCTATATTTCCTTTCCTCCTAAGGGTCATGTCATGGGCCGTTCTTTCTTCTTGCAGGAGGGCATCGGGTGGAGGCTTCCTTGCTCCGTCATGAGCAGCAGCAATTCGGTAGAAACCCTTTTAAATTCTTCGGCGACTGGCGTGCGCTTTGGTGAGCCCTGCTGGCAGCAGCTTTCTCATGGGCCCATAAGAGAGTTTTCTAACGGAACTCCCAGAGGCCCTCTCAATTTTAAAGACCCTCTCAATTTCAGAGGTCTCCTCACTTTCAGAGACCCCCTTACTCTCAAAGATCCTCTCAACCTCAAAATCCCTTTTAAGGAGATCCCCTCAGCGTTGGATGCCGGTTCATTAAAAGTCCCCTCAAAGGGGGATGCGTTGCTTGTTGTCAGTCAGGATCACCCGGAAGAGGCACGCCATATTCTGGGGTGGCTCTCTCATTTATCTCGTCTTCTTCCCGCAAAAGAGGGGCGCATTACCGCAGAAGGGTTATCACTCTATACGGAGTTCCTCACCAGGGATATTCCCGTTGAAGCCTTTACGATTGAAAGTTTGCATAGTGTTTTAAAAGAGCTCCGATTTTGGTCCAGCTATGCCGAGCTTTATACAGCTTTGGGGCGGTATTGCGAAGAAAAGTCTTTCCAATTTCACAAGGGCAAAGCGGGCGGGAAGGGGCATAAGCGGTTAAGGCAGTCGCGATACTGGTCGGGCCTTGAGCGGGCCCGTGCGGGGAAGTGGGGCCATATATCCCAAGCTTTTTTATGCTCTTACCCGGGGTATGTCACATGTCCGGAGGAATTATGGAAGCAGGTGGAAGGATGGCTGCTTTGGTTTATGGCAAAAGAAGAGGAATGGGAAGCCTGTAAGTTTCATGCTTCAGACCGGTTAGAGGACGAGGAAGCCACAGCTTTGCCTTTCAAGCGCGAAGGGGACAATGCTCAAAAAAATGAACGGCTTCGGGCTTTAAAAACCCTTCATGACCTGTGCCCTATCGCTTGGCATATTGTCTGTCAGGCGTAAAACCGGTGGAGTTTTCAGCGTTTCCCATGGGAAGGGTGCAAATCTCAGAGGGGAGATGAGGAGAATTTTGAGATGGAGGCAATTAAAAATAGGGAGAATGAATTATAGCGTGTTGTCCTGCGAGAACCATCCTCTCTTGGTTCAGATTTTATTGAGCCGTGAGGGTGAAGAAAAGCCGTGAGGATTAAGAGTAATGAGCAAGAAGAGAGTGGGCACATATGGGCATACATAGGCACACTTGGCATACCCTGGCACACAGGTTACCTCACCAACTCATCAAACAAAAATATTCAAAAATAGGTATTTCATTACCACAATTAACGACGCAAAAAAGGAGAATACCCCATGAAGATTAGTATACCACATCCAAATGCCGCCATGACGGCCAAGGCCCTGGAGAGGAACAATAAACTGGATATGAACAATAAAAACGAAACTTCAGCACAATTTTCGACCAACGGCCTTCCCGAAAGCAGGTTTTCTGTGTCGGATCGTTCTGTATCGGGTCGTTCTAGGTTGGGCAGTTCTCAGTTTGGTGGTTCTGAAAGGCCTCGTACGGAGAAAGGCTCTTTTGCTGAGGCCTTTTCTCCTCTTCCCAAACGCCCGTTGGATAGCCACACTGTGATGATATGTCTGGAGGCAGCGGCTACCACCTTGCAGTGTTTGCCTGCCCATGGTTGCCGTCCTGCCAAGCCTGGCACTAGCTGGCCAGATATTTTACAAGATGTGTGTTCTGGCCTGACCCTTGATGCCAGCTTGATCAAGCGTCCCATACCGGCCCCCCATGCGATTGACTGTATGGACGAGGCCTTTAGTTGGGTGCAGCTCATTTCAGCTCCTCCAAAAAGCAGTCATGGTGGCGCGGTACGCCGGCGGCTGGTTTTGTTGCGCTCTTTTGTGAATGTTCGGAGTGGGCGCCATATGTTTTCATGGTCACGTTTGGGGAGAATATTAGGAGCCAGTTCACCCAGTATACGCACCTGGCATCAGAACGGTATTGCGGAAATTACGGATAAATTACAAAAAAACCCTTTTCTTTTTGATAAAAATAGGATAATGTGAATGATAGACTGGTTTTATTAGTATCCAGTTATAAAGTAGCTTTCATATTAGTTTCTGTGGCATGGGTGTCTTATCGATATCACTATGCGAATCTCCTATAAGAGGGAACTTGTTAGAGGGAAGCAGGAGCGTTTTAAGACTGAATTCTGAAAAGATTTCGTCGAATGGCATGAGGCCAGGATCCCAGGGATTAAGGTTTTACTGGCCGCCTAAGCTTTGGTCTATCCAGGCTCTGGTCTATAAAGCCTTAGAGAGAATGGTGCTTGTATACTTCTTACCTTACACATTTGATGGCTTATCAGTATCAGGGTTTGATGAAGAAGAATCGTTACCTTACCTTACCTTACCTTATCTTATCTTGGTAAAATGCGCGCTCTAAGGTTTCTTTCTGCTTCATTGTGTGGCTTATTCTTGTCCTAGCACTAGCACTAGCACTAGCACTAGCACTAGCACTAGCACTAGCACTAGCACTAGCACTAGCACTAGCACTAGCACTAGCACTAGCACTAGCTCTGGTTCTGGCCCTTATTTTTTGACACTTGCTCTGGCGGGGTGTGGATCAAAATTGAATTTTTGTGAAGACTTGTTTTGGAATGGTGAGCAGTTTTTCATCAATCACGGCTTTTATGATTTCCCCTCTGCCCAAGCCAGTTAGGCCTCTGCTCAAAAAGGTGTTGTCCTGTTTGTAACCCCCCTCCTACGAAAGGGGCAGATATAGATTTGTTGCTTTCAAGCGGGATAGTACGCATCCATCCCCCCTACGAAGGGTGTCGATAGACTTGGTGATTTCAGGTGAGACAGTAAGCACTAGCCTCTCCCCTCCCATGACGGTGGTAGAGAGGGTGATTGGGGTGGAGAGAAATGGATGAAATGGCAGGGCTATGGGTATACAAGATAAGAA carries:
- a CDS encoding DUF6362 family protein; protein product: MKISIPHPNAAMTAKALERNNKLDMNNKNETSAQFSTNGLPESRFSVSDRSVSGRSRLGSSQFGGSERPRTEKGSFAEAFSPLPKRPLDSHTVMICLEAAATTLQCLPAHGCRPAKPGTSWPDILQDVCSGLTLDASLIKRPIPAPHAIDCMDEAFSWVQLISAPPKSSHGGAVRRRLVLLRSFVNVRSGRHMFSWSRLGRILGASSPSIRTWHQNGIAEITDKLQKNPFLFDKNRIM